The following nucleotide sequence is from Psychroserpens sp. Hel_I_66.
AAGTAATACCCAATGCTTCATGTACGTAAGCAAAAGTTGATAATATCTCTGGTTTACCATCTACAATAGCTACATCATGTTCAAAATGTACGCTAGGTTTCCCGTCTTGAGTCACAATTGTCCATCCATCTTCGAGCTGTCTTACACGATGAGAACCACCATTTATCATAGGTTCTATAGCTACTACCATACCGTCAATAAATTTTTTACCACGACCTCTACGACCGTAATTTGGCATTTCTGGATCTTCGTGCATCTTGCGACCTAGACCGTGACCAACAAGTTCTCTCACAACTCCATAACCTTGAGCTTCGCAATATTGCTGTATTGCAAAACCAACATCTCCCACACGATTTCCAAGTTTAAATTCTCTAATACCTACGTATAAAGATTCTTTAGTGGTTTTAATGAGTTGTTTGGTTTCTGGAGCAACTTCACCAATTTCAAAAGTGTAGGCGTGATCACCATAAAAATCATTCATAAACGCTCCACAATCTATAGAGACGATATCTCCGTTTTTGAGAGGTTTATCTGTTGGTAATCCATGAACAACAGCTTCGTTAACGCTGCAAAGTAAAGTTGAAGGACAATCGTACAATCCCAAAAAACCAGGAAGAGCGCCTTGAGCTCTAATAAAATCTTCCGCAAGTTTATCTAAATGTTTTGTTGTAACGCCTTCTTTAGTTTCTTTTGCAAGCATTCCTAAAGTTTTAGAAACAACCAATGCGCTTTGGCGCATTAATTCTATTTCTTCTTTTGTTTTTACTATGATCATGTTATTTTTTTAAAAATGAAAAGAATCCTTTTTTTTGTTTTGGAATGTTCATGTTAAGGTCTTCTTTTGATATTAGCTGGTACACTTCTCCCCAACCTAAAATGCCACCAATATTCCTATCGTCAATATAAATATCTGCATAAATTTTGCGACTTACAGAGTTATCGTATTTCTCTTCTGGAAAACTTTGGTTCACCGCATAAAATGTTATGCCATTTTCTGTGCAAAAATCAACAGCTTCCTGTAGTTTTGAACCACTACGATAAGTCCACAATATAAGTCGATGACCATCTTTTTGAAGTCTTTTCATCGTTTCAAAAGCAAAAATACGGGCTTTACCGACTTTTGGATAGGCGTCCTCTACGATTGTACCATCAAAATCTATTGCTATGACAAGTTTATCTTGAAAATTCATTAGTGAGTTTTTGTTAAGTTGCAAAAGTACAATTTTTAGAAATTAATCATACTAAAGAATGTCGTGTCATAGCTTCTGGTTGTTGTACACCAATGAGCTTTAATATTGTTGGCGCGATATCTCCCAAAATTCCGTCCTTTATCGTTAATTTCTCATTATCAATTAAGATAACAGGTACAGGATTGGTTGTATGTGCTGTATTTGGTGATCCATCTGGATTAATCATGGTTTCACAATTACCATGATCTGCAATTAAGATTGTTGTATAATTATTGTCCAAAGCGGTTTCAACAACTTTTTTCACACAAATATCAACAGCTTCGCAGGCTTTTATAGCTGCTTCCATAACACCTGTATGACCAACCATATCACCATTCGCAAAATTTAGACATACAAAATCTACATCGCCTTTTTTAAGTTCTGGTAAAAGGGCTTCTGTAAGTTCAAAAGCACTCATTTCTGGTTGTAAATCGTAAGTTGCTACTTTTGGCGAGTTTCTTAGTAATCTAGTTTCACCTTTAAAAGGAGCTTCTTGTCCGCCAGAAAAGAAAAAAGTGACGTGTGGGTATTTTTCAGTTTCGGCAATTCTAATTTGTGTTTTGTTATGTCTTTCGAGGACTTCTCCTAAGGTATCGGTAAGATTGTCTTTATTGAAAACTACATTAATCCCATTGTACGAATCATCATAATTGGTCAATGTCACGTAATGTAAATTAAGTTTATGCATATTTTGCTCATGGAAATCTTGTTGTGATAGTGCTTCGGTTAGTTCTCGACCTCGATCTGTTCTAAAATTGAAAAAGATTACAACATCTCCATCTTTGATCGTAGTAATAGGTTCATCTTGCTTGTTGACCATTACGATAGGTTTGATGAATTCATCTGTTACCTGATTATCGTAGTTGTTTTCAATAGATTCTGTTGCCGATTGTGAATGCGCACCCATACCATTTACCATAGCATCGTAAGCGAGTTTTATACGTTCCCAACGTTTATCTCTATCCATTGCATAATAACGTCCTGTAATTGTTGCGAGTTGGGTGTTTGTGTTTTTAATATGTGATTCTAATGAAGTGATAAAGCCAAATCCAGATTTTGGATCTACGTCTCTTCCGTCTGTAAACGCATGTATGTAAGAATTTTTTATTCCGAAGTTATTAGCAGCATCAATCAATCCAAACAGGTGGTTGATATGGGAATGAACACCTCCATCACTAACCAGACCTAAAAAATGAATTGGTTTATTATTGGATTTCGCATAGTTGAATGCATCAACCAAAACTTGCTCATCCTTTAATGTGTCATTTTGAATAGCTAAATTTAATTTAACCAAATCCTGGTACACAATTCTACCAGCACCTAAGTTCATGTGTCCTACTTCGCTATTTCCCATTTGCCCTTCTGGGAGACCAACGTGCAAACCGTCTGTTCTTAAGGTGGCATTTGAATAGTTATGATACAATGAATCTATGTAAGGTGTGTTTGCATTGTCTATTGCAGAAACTTTTGGGTCTGGAGACATTCCCCATCCATCCAAAATCATTAAGATAACTTTCTTGTTCATTATGATGATTTTTATAAAAAATCAAAGATAAAAGTTTAATACCGGATAACTAAAAATGAGAATACAAAATATTTACTATTACCAATAATTGATGTATTTGTATGCAATAGATTGCCAATTATTCTCTTTTTGTGAAACTCTTAACATATTTGTTTGCAAACAGTTAAAAAAACGTTATTACTTTTTTTATGGTGTAACACTTCAAGGATTTTGTCGTCTCTTTAGTATAATCAAAAAACAATCAATTAATTTAAAATCTTTCATCATGAAAAAATCAGCAGTAATTATCGCAATCGCATTAGGGTTTTCATTCACATCCTTAAATGCAACAAACAACATTTTACCAACGTCAACTTATGATACAGTAACTAAAAAAGTGGTTGATCCATTTTGTATTTCAATTGTAAAAGGAGACTTTGATACTGTTAAAAAACTAATTGATTTAGGCCAGGACGTTAACAAAAAATCAAATGGTCTAACTCCAGCAATGTATGCTGCAAAATACAACAGATTGGATATCTTAAAGTTGCTTGTTGAAAAAGGAGCAAAATTAGAATTAAAGTCAACTAAAGGAGTAACAGCACTAGTTTTTGCAGAACGCTCCAACGCAAAGGATGTATTGGCATACATCAAAGGTTTAGAATCTTAAAACATACATGTCTTATTAAGACAATTATTTGAGTTAGTTAGTTAGAAAACGCGTCATTTATGACGCGTTTTGTATTTTCTGGATTTGGATGTGTGCTTTGCAATTCTGGAAGTCGATTAAGTAAGGCAGCAGCATTTAAAATTTCCAATTCCCATTGTTGATTTAGCTGTTGGTAATGAATTCACAAAAGTTCTGGATTGATGTCTAAGATATTCTCGTTGAGATAGTCAATTATGAATTCTTCGGAAAAATGCTCACATCCCATTAATTGCTCAGAATTAATAATAGTTCTCAAGTCCAGTTTTTGATAGGCTTTCAAATAGTGAAGTGAAAGTGGTTTGTAGCTGTAATGCCAAGGTTCATATTTAAAGCCTTTTCTGTCTTTATCATTTGTGTACACCAGATAAAAACCGAATGAATTGGCGTGATGATCCATCCACGTTTTAAATTTTGAAAAACAGCCAGTTCCTCCAAAGTGTTTTGGATTCAAAACGTTACCTGGTTGCGATACATTTGCATCTATAAGATCTATATCTGTAGCCCAATGATGTCTCGAAGTGCCAGGTATTGTAGAGTATTCGATAATTTTTTTAATACTTTCTTGAGGACTTAAACCTTTATTTATATTTTGTTTGTATTTGCGGTCCCAAATTCTGTTTTGATGTGCAAAATCCCTGTAGCTCGATACAGCCTGGATATTGATATTGCTTTTTAAGGCCTCTTCGCTCATTTTTAAAAAGGCATCATAGGCTTGTTTTCTTAATTTATATCCGTTGCCAAAGACTTCAGGGCTACCTTTGCCTATCAATGCGTTGTACGAAATCAAAGCATCATGATCTTGAAATGATATCTGCGGAAGAATCGCTAACCCCAAACCAAATAGTGTTGAATTTTTTATAAATGTGCTTCTTTTCATAATATCTTTGTGACTACATAATGTGTGCCATTATTTTTTGGTTTTTTAAGTAATCACGAAATCAAACTTAATCAAAAAAAGTTGTTTTCACTTTAAATTTATTTCAATGTCCTACCAATTTAAAATCCTAGAAAAATCTCGTATTGATGAGATTATTCCTTTAGTGCAAGAGCTTACGAGTTTTAAGGTTTCCGAAGCATTATTAAAAGAGCGTTTTGCCGAAATGGTTACCCAAAATTATGAATGTGCAGTAATTTGTGATGGTGATAAACTGATTGGAGTTTCTGGTATGTGGTTTTGTACGAGACATTATGTTGGCAAAACCGTTGAGATTGATCATGTTTACATTGAGGCATCTTACAGAAACAAGGGTTTGGGAAAAACTTTTTTAGATTGGCTTTATAACTATGCAAAATCAAAAGGTTGCACAACGGTTGAGTTAAATACATATGTTCAAAATTACCCGTCCCACAAATTTTACTATAACGAGGGTTTTGAAATTTTAGGCTATCATTTTTTAAAGAAATTTTAATTTTTTTATTGGCAGAAGTTAGAGTTATTTCTATATTTGCCACAGGAATGCGAGAGTAGCTCAGTTGGTAGAGCGTCAGCCTTCCAAGCTGAATGTCGCCAGTTCGAACCTGGTCTCTCGCTCAAAAGCTTTATCTTAATTGATGAAGCTTTTTTATTTCAAATCACTTAAATCACTCTCAGTTTTAATTTCATAAGGTTCTTGGTCGTATTTAAAAATGCGAGCATCTAAAGTTCCTTTTAATGTAATTGTATCTCCTTTAACCTCTAGCCAGCTACCTTCTCGAATCCCAACAACGGGTTGTGTATTGAATTTATGAAACTCCTTAATTCTAGTTTCGCGCGTTTCTCCCATGTGTTTGCTGGTTGGATCTGGATCCAAATAGTGCGGATTGATATTAAAGGGCACAAAACCAAAGGTCTTAAAACTTGGCGGATATACGATTGGCATATCATTGGTCGTGTTAATCGTAAGTCCGCAAATATTGCTTCCAGCACTTGTGCCAAGGTAAGGTGTTCCGTTTTTGACTTCGGTTTTTATAGTATCAATCAAATCATTTCTGTAGAGTTGATTGACTAAAACAAACGTATTGCCACCTCCAGTAAAAATCCCTTTTGCATTTTTAATAGCTTCTTTTGGATTTTCAAATTCATGAATGCCTTTGGCTGTTTTTCCTATTTTCTTAAAAGCGACGTTCACTCTTGTTGTGTACTCGTCATGGGTAATTCCGCTAGGTCTTGCGTATGGGATGAATAAAATTTCCGAAGTATCCTTAAAAAAAACACGCAGTTCATCAAGTAAATAATCTAAAGGTTCGCCACCGTGAATCGTTGATGTACTCGCTATAATTATATTTTTCATTGGTTTTAATTTATTGTAAATTTATGTAATCCCTTTTAAAGGTTTAATAAATACTTTGTCAATAGATAAACTAATTTAACAAAAGTTTAAACAGGCATTATTACAAATTTAAGTTTTCAAATCTTTTATTTACTCTTCTAAAAAAACTAAATATGAAAAAACTATTACTATTGGTACTCTTATGTACATCGATTTCTATGACTTCACAAACGTTTAAAAGAGTAGAGGTTGATGGTAAAATTATTGTTGAAGGCGATGACGTTGAAGGCATAACGGTATTTAATACCTCCACAAATAAAGGCGTCATTACTAATAAGAATGGTGAATTTAAAATAGAAGTTGCAGAAAATGATTTTATTGAATTTCGCGCGTTGCAATACCAAAATTTTGATATGCAAATCAATGCAGCTATCATAAAATCAAAACGCATGCGTGTATTTTTAATTGAAGAAATCAACAAACTGGATGAGATTTTGGTCTTGACAAAAGGGTTGACTGGCGAATTGCAAACCGATGTTGCAACTGTTAAAACCTTCAATCCTAAACTCGATGCACTTTACTTCGGAATTAAAAAAAGTGACCAATATGAATTTACAGATGATCCACGTTCTTCAGTGGATAATCAAGTGATGCACTCCCAATCTGAAACTATGGTAAATGGTTTGAACATTGTAAATGTTGTGGATCAACTGTTATTGCCATTATTTAGATCTAAGGTTGAGGATAAAGAACGCGCAGGAGTTCCTGACGTACCGGTAAGCGATATAAAATATTACTTTGGATCTGAGTTTATTGTAGATAATTTTGATATTCCACCATATCGCGTCGAAGAATTTATAAATTACGTTGAAAATGACGAAACCTTCGATTTCTCATTGCTTAATTATGGTAAAGAATTAGAATTTCTTGAGCTACTTTACGAGAAAAGTCAGGAATTTTTGAAAACAGATAGTGGTAAGGATTAAATTTTTTCTGTTTAGTATCCTTTTTTTGTGTTCTTCGGAAATTTTAGCCCAAACAGAAAATATAAAAGGAAAAATTATTGCAAGTGGTGACTTGGTTGGTATACATATCATAAATAAGACCGCAGGCAAGTTTACAATTACTAATGATTTTGGTGAATTTGAGATACCAGCAAAACTTAACGATACAATTCTTGTTTCTGGAGTTGAATATGTTCCAAAAGAGATTATTGTTGATGATATTTCCATGCAAGCCAAACAGCTGGTCATAAACTTAGAAGTTAATCTCAATGTTTTGGATGAGGTGGTGGTTGGTAAAATATTAACTGGTGACCTTATGACAGATATTGAAAATAGCGAGGCCAAACGAGAAATGAATTTTTATGATTTAGGCATTCCAGGTTATACAGGACCTAGAAAAACCCAGAGCGAAAGGCGATTGTATGAAGCTCAATCTGGAGGAGGTCTAGTGCCACTCAACCCGTTGATAAATTGGATAACCGGTAGGACGAAACGCCTAAAAGAGCAAATAGAGAGAGAAGAGATTGGTATTGCGATTAATGAGGCAAAAGCTAAATACGCAAAAGTAATCTTTGAAGATGAGCCATTTAGCGAAACATTACAGAACGAGTACTTCTATTTTTGTGGAGACGACCCTAGTTTTAAAACATTAAGTGATGTGGGTAACGAGCTTGTTATGCTTCAATTTTTAAAAGAAAAACTGGAAGCCTTTAAAATACATCTTGAAAAAAAATAGCTACATATTATTAGTCTTTTTAATACTTATTGGTTTTAAAGCTAAAGCGCAAATTGTTGAATTGAAAGGTCAAATAGCTGCAAATTCAGATTTGGGACGTATTCATGTTCTCAATATAACTGCTCAAGAATTTACCGTTACAAATGAGGATGGTAAATTTACAGTACTAGCCAGATTAAATGATACGATACTGTTTTCTAGTGTTCAGTACATTCCAAAAAATGTAGTGGTTACAGATTCTATTTTAAAAAAGAGATTTATTTCCATCCAGCTTTTAGATCGGGTAACAGAATTAGATGAGGTCTTAGTTGGTAAAGTGCTCACCGGAAATTTACTTTTAGATATAGGTAATAGTGAGGCTCAACGGGATATTAACTTTTATGATGTTGGTATTCCTGGCTATACGGGAAAGCCCAAAACTCAAAAAGAGCGCAAGTTATATGAGGCAGATGCAGGTAAGTCTATTGTAATTGCTCCATTATTTGTTGGGATTAATATTCATAAAATATTAAATAAAATTTCGGGAAGAACAAAAAAACTAAAATACGCTGTAAAGTTAGAGGAGCAAGAGAATTGTTTAAATAAATTTAAGTCGGAATTTTCAAGTTTACTGTTTTCAGATTATGAAATTGAAGACCACTTAAAAATAGATTTTTTTTATTTTGTTGCAGAAGACCCAAATTTTGAAACACTTTGTAAAAGTGGTAATGATTTGGAAATCTATGAATTTCTGCTGAAAAAACTATACACATCTAATGATGAATTACTAGAATCAAAAGACTGACAACTTGATAGGGATGAGATTTTATTAACACTTTTTAAGAGTAAAAATTTTTATAAAATAGCTATTTTTACGACATATTGATTTCTATGAACTTTTTAAAAATCACTTTTTTAGCTTTAATAATCCCTGTGTTTATGTCATCTGTACATAAATACTATGTGAGTGTCACACAATTAAGCTATGTTAAGGAGAAAAAATCGGTTCAGCTTATTTCTCGTATTGATATTTCAGATTTAGAATTAACGCTTCAAAAGCGCTATGACAAAAACATAAAGATGACCACTATAGATGAAAAGCCTATGGTTGAAGATTATCTAAAAAAGTACCTTACCCAAAAAATCAGCATTAAGATTAATACTAAAGAAACTCCTTTTGTTTATTTGGGTAGAGAATATAAAAATGACCTCTTAGTGTGTTATCTGGAGATTGAGAATGTCGAAGATATTTCAACAATAGAAATCAGTAATAGTTTGCTATTTGAGTTGTTTCCAGAGCAAAAAAATATTGTTAAGACTAAGATAAATTCCGAAGTAAATAATTTAATTTTTACAAAGAATGATAATGACCAATATTTAAATTTTAAATAATTAACCACTTAATAACTTCTATGAAATTAGTAAAATACCTTTGTTTGTCAATTACTTTTATCTCTTTAAATGTAGTTGGCCAAGAGCAGGAAGAACGAAAGCCTGGTCACACCAATCAAAATAAGTTTAAACAACTTTATGATGAATTTGCTACGCCAAATATGTTTAGAACGGGCTCAGGTGCACCAGGACCAGCATATTATCAACAGCAGGCAGATTATGTGATGGATATTGAAATTAATGACGAGACCGCTGTTTTAAGTGGAAACGAAACGATTACCTATACTAATAATTCACCAGATGATTTGAGTTATTTATGGGTGCAACTCGATCAAAACGTAAGAAAAAAAGATGGACCAACAGAAGATATCAATTCTAGTAGAATAACGCCTGCAATGTCTGCAGAGCGATTTGGGTCCTCCTATTTAACAGAGTCTTTTGACGGTGGTTTTAACATTGAGAAAGTTACAAATACAGATGGTAAGGACTTGGTTTACATGATCAATCAAACGATGATGCGTGTTGAATTGCCAAAAATATTAAAGACGGGAGATGAATTTTCTTTCAAAATAAAGTGGTGGTACCAAATTAACAATCACGTTACAGATGGTGGACGTTCGGGTTACGAATTATTTCCTGACGGAAATAGAAACTACGTGATCGCACAGTTCTACCCAAGAATGGCAGTCTATAACGATGTTGAAGGATGGCAAAACTCGCAGTTTTGGGGACGTGATGAATTTGCATTGCCTTTCGGAAATTTTGAAGTAAACATCACAGTGCCTGCAGATCATTTATTAGATGGTACAGGGAAATTGACAAACAGAAAAGATGTTTTTTCTGACGATATGATGAAGCGCTACGAGAAAGCAAAAAAATCTTATAAAGAACCAGTTGTAATTTCAACTCAAGCAGAAGCAGAAGCTAGAGAAAAAGGACGTTCTAACAAGAAAAATACTTGGAAGCTTTATGCAGAAAACGTGAGAGATTTCGGGTTTGCAACCTCAAGAAAATACATTTGGGATATGATGGCTGTCAAAATTGGAGACAAGGATGTAATGGCGGTTTCTTTATATTCTAAAGAAGGAAACCCACTTTGGGAACAATGGTCTACAAAAGCAGTAGCGAGTACGTTGAAAACATATTCTCGTATGACTTTTGATTATCCGTACCATAAGGCAATTTCAGTTCACGCAAGACGTCAAGGAATGGAATACCCAATGATTTGCTGGAACTATGGTCGTCCAGATGAAAATGGAAAATATGACGATCGCACCAAATACGGTATGATGAGTGTAATTATTCATGAGGTAGGCCACAATTTCTTCCCAATGATCGTAAACAGTGATGAACGTCAATGGACTTGGATGGACGAAGGGTTAAACACATTTACACAGTATGTTGCAGAGCAAGATTTTGGTGAGTGGTATCCAGATGCATTATCTCCAGGCGATGAGAAATACCCGTCCCGTAGAGGTCCAGCAGCAAATATCACAAGATATATGGGAGGAAATCAAGATTACATTGCACCAATCATGACCAAAGGTCTAAACACCTACCAATTTGGTAATAATGCCTACGGAAAACCAGCAACTGCATTAAACATATTAAGAGAAACCGTAATGGGTCGCGAATTATTTGACTACGCATTTAAAGAATACGCGCACCGTTGGATGTTTAAGCACCCAACACCAGAAGATTTTTTCCGTACAATGGAAGATGCTTCTGCATTTGATTTAGATTGGTACTGGAGAGGATGGTTCTACACTACAGATTGGGTAGATATTGGATTAAAAGAAGTTAAAAAATATTACGTTTCATCAGAGCCAAACCAATATGCAAAAAACTATGCAGAAAGTAATAATCTCAACCTTGATGATTTGAAACTAGTGTATTTAGTAGAAGAGGGAAGTGATGAATTTGATGAAAAACTCCGTAAAGGTACATCTGCAGATAACTCAGCAACGTTGAAAGAATATATGATGGATAATTTTTCTGCGGAAGAAAGAAAAAACATAAAACAACCAAAGTATTTTTATGACATCACCTTTGAAAAACCAGGCGGATTGGTAATGCCAATAATTGTAGAGTATACATATGCAGACGGTACTTCAAAAACCGAAACCTATCCTGCACAAATTTGGAGGTACAATGATAAAGAAGTGAGCAAAGCAATAGCTTCAGAAAAAGAAATCGTATCTATAAAGGTTGATCCAAAATTAGAAACTGCAGATATTGATACATCAAACAACTCATGGCCTAAAGAAACCAAAGAAAGTGACTTTGATAAATTTAAAGACAAAGTTAAAGGGTAGTAAGCCTAAACTTAAACTCAAAAGAGCCGATAAAATATTATCGGCTCTTTTGAGTTAAAAAAAGAAAAAATCTTCACTTATAGTAAACATCTCATTATATTTGCATCGTGATACAACTAGCAACATTCTTATTCATTGGTACTACAGAGGTGATTTTTATCCTCCTTATTGTGGTCATGGTTTTTGGGGCAGATAAGCTACCAGAAATTGCTCGTGGTATGGGAAAAGGAATGCGTATGCTACGGGATGCTTCTACAGATATTAAATCTGAAATCACAAAAAGTGCAGAAAAACAAGGTATAGAAACCAACGTTACCAAAGACATTACAGATGAGATTAATAAGGTAAAGGACGATCTTCAAGACTTTACAGGTTCAGTAAAAAGAAACCCTTAATTATCAAATTGTAAAATTACGATCATAAATATTGGTAAATTCGTAAATTTTAACACGATATTTTTTTAATTATTTAATATATTTAGAACATTATTAACCAATCTAAATCATATTAAATGAAAAACTTATATGTTAAAGTATTGCTTCTCGTGGCAATTACTATAGTGTCTTGTGCCAAAGAAGATGCTATCATTGAAACCGAGTCATTAGAAATTCAATTTCCTGAAGAACCGTTAACCGTTCAACAAATTAACAATCGAATTAGCGAAACTATTAGAGCAACAGGCGATTTTGATTGGAGTAAAGAGGACGCTCATTTTTTATGGAGTGCAGTTGTTCATGGGCAAAATGTACTCACTATTGGTTACGGTAATGAGGGACAGAGTTTTAGTGAAGATCGTGATCCTGAACTAGAGACGAAAAAAGCAGGATTGATCAATTTAGTTCTTGAAAAGGAGCAAATAGATAAAAAAGAACTTCAAATTGTAGAACAAAATATTTTAACGGTAATAGATGTTGGCGTTCAAAATATAGAAACCATCGTGGCACTTCTTAAAAGTAAAGATGTAAGATATCTGGAGCCAAACGGTTATAATCAATTCAATTATAACGAGATTCAGCAACGATCAAGTTCTGGATGTGATCAAAGTGGTGTATATATAAACCCGTCGCACTATAGTACTGTAGCGCCTAACAATGCACAAGTTTCTTGGCATTTTAATGAGCATAATATTCAGCAGGCTTGGGGATTGAGTACTGGAGCTGGGGTAACAATTGGTTTAATTGATACTGGAGTTTCTGCTTCGCAACCCTTATTAAATTCATCTGGTTTTAATGATGGTTATTCTTCTGGTCGCTTTGTTCAAAAGTATGGTACCTTCATAGATTCTAATTGGTGGTGGTCTAATAATTATGATGGTCCGCATGATAAATGTGGTCATGGTACAGCAATGGCTTCAACTATGGCTTCACCAAGAAATGATAATGGCATGCCAGTTGGCGTGGCTTATAATTCTAATTTAGTGGCTTATAGAGCAACAGAGGATGTTTTACTTAATGATTATCACGAACGTAAAGGCGTTTCACGTGCTTTAACAGAATTAGGTAACAGGAATGACGTAAAAATTATATCTATGTCTATTGGATATGTATGGTCAATAGGTAACATCAAGGATGCGATTAAATACGCGTACAGTAAAAACAAATTGATTTTTGCTGCAGGCGGAACATCAACAAGTTTTACAAATGGTTTTGGAGTGATCTTCCCAGCAACAATGAGTGAAACAGTTGCAGTAACAGGAGTTGATGATGGTAGTAACTACGAGCGATGCGAAACTTGCCATAGTGGTGATAAAATAGATTTTACAATTATTATGGAAGGTGACAACAATACAAGTAAGGCGCCTCCAGTTCTAGGATTTTATAATGGAGATAGACGATATACAGGTGGGTCATCTGTAGCAACTGCAACAACAGCAGGAATTGCAGCATTAGTGTGGGCAAGACATCCAAGTTGGAGTAGAACACAAGTATTGAATAGATTAAAGCAATCTGCGGAATTTTACCCATACAAAAACAGTAGTTTCGGTTACGGTAATATTGATGCTTTACAAGCAGTTCAATAAACTAAGTTTAAATATTAAAACCTCTTCTTTTAATTTTAAGGGGTTTTTTTAGTTCTATTTCCGAAGGAAAAATTATATTTTTCTACTAA
It contains:
- the map gene encoding type I methionyl aminopeptidase, with the protein product MIIVKTKEEIELMRQSALVVSKTLGMLAKETKEGVTTKHLDKLAEDFIRAQGALPGFLGLYDCPSTLLCSVNEAVVHGLPTDKPLKNGDIVSIDCGAFMNDFYGDHAYTFEIGEVAPETKQLIKTTKESLYVGIREFKLGNRVGDVGFAIQQYCEAQGYGVVRELVGHGLGRKMHEDPEMPNYGRRGRGKKFIDGMVVAIEPMINGGSHRVRQLEDGWTIVTQDGKPSVHFEHDVAIVDGKPEILSTFAYVHEALGITSNEEDEFRKEALEI
- a CDS encoding BT0820 family HAD-type phosphatase; the protein is MNFQDKLVIAIDFDGTIVEDAYPKVGKARIFAFETMKRLQKDGHRLILWTYRSGSKLQEAVDFCTENGITFYAVNQSFPEEKYDNSVSRKIYADIYIDDRNIGGILGWGEVYQLISKEDLNMNIPKQKKGFFSFLKK
- the gpmI gene encoding 2,3-bisphosphoglycerate-independent phosphoglycerate mutase, whose protein sequence is MNKKVILMILDGWGMSPDPKVSAIDNANTPYIDSLYHNYSNATLRTDGLHVGLPEGQMGNSEVGHMNLGAGRIVYQDLVKLNLAIQNDTLKDEQVLVDAFNYAKSNNKPIHFLGLVSDGGVHSHINHLFGLIDAANNFGIKNSYIHAFTDGRDVDPKSGFGFITSLESHIKNTNTQLATITGRYYAMDRDKRWERIKLAYDAMVNGMGAHSQSATESIENNYDNQVTDEFIKPIVMVNKQDEPITTIKDGDVVIFFNFRTDRGRELTEALSQQDFHEQNMHKLNLHYVTLTNYDDSYNGINVVFNKDNLTDTLGEVLERHNKTQIRIAETEKYPHVTFFFSGGQEAPFKGETRLLRNSPKVATYDLQPEMSAFELTEALLPELKKGDVDFVCLNFANGDMVGHTGVMEAAIKACEAVDICVKKVVETALDNNYTTILIADHGNCETMINPDGSPNTAHTTNPVPVILIDNEKLTIKDGILGDIAPTILKLIGVQQPEAMTRHSLV
- a CDS encoding ankyrin repeat domain-containing protein, with product MKKSAVIIAIALGFSFTSLNATNNILPTSTYDTVTKKVVDPFCISIVKGDFDTVKKLIDLGQDVNKKSNGLTPAMYAAKYNRLDILKLLVEKGAKLELKSTKGVTALVFAERSNAKDVLAYIKGLES
- a CDS encoding M15 family metallopeptidase, which encodes MKRSTFIKNSTLFGLGLAILPQISFQDHDALISYNALIGKGSPEVFGNGYKLRKQAYDAFLKMSEEALKSNINIQAVSSYRDFAHQNRIWDRKYKQNINKGLSPQESIKKIIEYSTIPGTSRHHWATDIDLIDANVSQPGNVLNPKHFGGTGCFSKFKTWMDHHANSFGFYLVYTNDKDRKGFKYEPWHYSYKPLSLHYLKAYQKLDLRTIINSEQLMGCEHFSEEFIIDYLNENILDINPELL
- a CDS encoding GNAT family N-acetyltransferase; the protein is MSYQFKILEKSRIDEIIPLVQELTSFKVSEALLKERFAEMVTQNYECAVICDGDKLIGVSGMWFCTRHYVGKTVEIDHVYIEASYRNKGLGKTFLDWLYNYAKSKGCTTVELNTYVQNYPSHKFYYNEGFEILGYHFLKKF
- the pepE gene encoding dipeptidase PepE, producing the protein MKNIIIASTSTIHGGEPLDYLLDELRVFFKDTSEILFIPYARPSGITHDEYTTRVNVAFKKIGKTAKGIHEFENPKEAIKNAKGIFTGGGNTFVLVNQLYRNDLIDTIKTEVKNGTPYLGTSAGSNICGLTINTTNDMPIVYPPSFKTFGFVPFNINPHYLDPDPTSKHMGETRETRIKEFHKFNTQPVVGIREGSWLEVKGDTITLKGTLDARIFKYDQEPYEIKTESDLSDLK
- a CDS encoding carboxypeptidase-like regulatory domain-containing protein — encoded protein: MKKLLLLVLLCTSISMTSQTFKRVEVDGKIIVEGDDVEGITVFNTSTNKGVITNKNGEFKIEVAENDFIEFRALQYQNFDMQINAAIIKSKRMRVFLIEEINKLDEILVLTKGLTGELQTDVATVKTFNPKLDALYFGIKKSDQYEFTDDPRSSVDNQVMHSQSETMVNGLNIVNVVDQLLLPLFRSKVEDKERAGVPDVPVSDIKYYFGSEFIVDNFDIPPYRVEEFINYVENDETFDFSLLNYGKELEFLELLYEKSQEFLKTDSGKD
- a CDS encoding DUF6702 family protein translates to MNFLKITFLALIIPVFMSSVHKYYVSVTQLSYVKEKKSVQLISRIDISDLELTLQKRYDKNIKMTTIDEKPMVEDYLKKYLTQKISIKINTKETPFVYLGREYKNDLLVCYLEIENVEDISTIEISNSLLFELFPEQKNIVKTKINSEVNNLIFTKNDNDQYLNFK